One window from the genome of Malus domestica chromosome 01, GDT2T_hap1 encodes:
- the LOC103441767 gene encoding UDP-rhamnose/UDP-galactose transporter 4, with product MASAGKADRKASLDAASWLFNVVTSVGIIIVNKSLMAKHGFSFATTLTGLHFATTTLLTVVLKWLGYIQPSQLPLRDLLKFVLFANFSIVGMNVSLMWNSVGFYQIAKLTMIPVSCFLEVVLDNVRYSRGTKLSITLVLLGVAVCTVTDVSVNAKGFIAALVAVWSTALQQHYVHSLQRKYSLGSFNLLGHTAPVQAASLLILGPFLDYWLTNKIVYAYDYHLISLSLIVLSCTIAVGTNLSQFICIGRFTAVSFQVLGHMKTILVLILGFIFFGKEGLNLQVVLGMFIAILGMIWYGNASSKPGGKERLPSSKSQKNSGLLSESSGVDEKV from the exons ATGGCTTCAGCAGGCAAAGCTGATCGGAAGGCTTCTCTTGATGCTGCCTCATGGTTGTTCAATGTTGTCACATCTGTTGGAATAATAATTGTCAATAAATCGTTGATGGCTAAGCACGGTTTCAGTTTTG CTACAACATTAACGGGTCTGCATTTTGCCACAACAACCTTACTGACCGTTGTTCTTAAATGGCTGGGATATATCCAGCCCTCTCAGCTACCATTACGTGATCTTTTGAAGTTTGTTTTATTTGCGAATTTCTCCATAGTCGGCATGAATGTGAGTTTAATGTGGAACTCTGTGGGATTCTATCAG ATCGCGAAGCTGACTATGATACCAGTATCTTGTTTTCTAGAAGTTGTCTTGGACAATGTGCGTTACTCAAGGGGCACAAAGCTAAGCATAACACTGGTTCTCCTTGGAGTTGCAGTTTGTACTGTTACTGATGTCAGTGTCAATGCCAAGGGTTTTATAGCTGCTTTAGTGGCAGTTTGGAGTACTGCCCTACAACAGCAT TATGTACACTCTCTTCAACGGAAGTATTCTCTTGGATCTTTCAATTTATTGGGACATACTGCGCCAGTACAGGCTGCATCATTGCTGATATTAGGCCCCTTCTTGGACTACTGGTTGACAAATAAAATAGTTTACGCGTACGACTATCATTTGATATCCTTG TCATTAATTGTCCTGTCTTGCACCATCGCGGTTGGGACCAACCTCAGCCAGTTCATCTGCATTGGTAGATTTACTGCTGTGTCATTTCAAGTCCTTGGCCATATGAAGACAATCCTGGTCTTGATCTTAGGGTTCATATTCTTCGGGAAGGAGGGTCTCAATCTTCAAGTAGTCCTAGGTATGTTCATCGCGATATTGGGAATGATCTGGTACGGCAATGCCTCATCCAAGCCAGGAGGCAAGGAGCGTCTTCCAAGCAGCAAATCGCAAAAGAACAGTGGCTTATTATCAGAATCTTCTGGCGTGGATGAGAAGGTCTAG